The nucleotide sequence TTTAGAAAAAGCAGGCAAAAAACAAATCCGTATTGCTGAAACTGAGAAATACCCTCATGTAACTTTCTTCTTTTCTGGAGGTCGTGAAGAGCCTTTTATTGGCGAAAGCCGTATCCTTAAGAACTCTCCTAAAGTTGCCACTTACGATTTACAACCTGAAATGAGTGCTTACGAACTGACAGACGCTTTAGTTCCTGAAATCGAAAAAGGAGAGGTTGATTTTGTATGTTTGAATTTCGCTAACGGAGATATGGTAGGACATACTGGAATTATGGAAGCCGCTATCAAAGCTTGTGAAGCCGTTGATAAATGTGTCGAAAAAGTAATCACTGCTGCTATTGCTAATGATTATTCGGTTCTTGTGATTGCCGATCACGGAAACTGCGAAACCATGATTAATCCAGATGGAAGTCCAAATACAGCGCACACAACAAACCCAGTACCATTTATTTTGGTTGACAAAGAAATCAAAAAAGTAAATGATGGAGTTTTAGGTGATGTAGCTCCAACCATCTTAGATTTGATGGGTGTAGCACAGCCAGCAGTAATGACTCAACATTCATTATTATAAAATAAACACAACACTATTATCATAAACTGCTTCATCATTGGAGCAGTTTTTTTTTGTCATATTTTCAATTTTTAGAGCAGAACATTTAGTGTTTGTAGGAAAGATAGTCCCTGCTATCCGCTGCAATCTTGTGTCGGCTTAACGCCTGCCGCCACAAGGATTTCCGCTGCTATCAGGGCTAAAAAGAAAGATTAGGAATATTTATTAAAATCTCTACAGCAATTGCTCCACAAAATAAATCACAAGTCCTACAATTCCGCCTACAACTGTCCCATTGATTCGAATATACTGAAGATCCTTCCCTACTTCTAGCTCTAATTTATTGGCAATTTCTTTTTTATCCCAACTTTGCACCGATGTTGCAATCAAATCCCCTATGGCTTTTTTATTCCGAAGTAAAACAGCTAGCGCATCTACTTTTATAAAATTATTTATCTTATTCATCATCACCCTATCATTCTGGATACTTTTGCCAAAATCCACAATCATCTTAGTGATATTGAATTTTATTTTTGACAATTCTCCTTTTTCCAAATCAGCTAACACCGCATTTTTTAACTCTATCCAAATCGACCCAATATATTCCTGAACCTCTGGTTTTTTAGTGAATTCAAATACAATCTTACTTATTTTTTGTTGCATTTCAGGAGAATTTTTCAATTCGGAAATAAAATTCAAAACATAGTCATTAATCTTTTTACGAATGGAACTGTCGGGTTCTTTAGCCATATCCAAAAACTCATACAGACCATTAAAAACACCATCGGCAATTTTTTTATCTGCCACCCCAAGCGTATACCAAGGTGTTGCATTTTTAACTTTCTCTCGAATCTCATTTCGATTCAATTCTAACTCTTTTGATAAAATAGCCAACACATTGGTTATTAATTTTGCCTGTTTATCATCTTTAGACAACGACTCTAAACCAATAGCAACCCATTCACCAAAATTCATCTGTTGCATTTTACTTTCAAATTGCTCCAGAATAAATCTTTTCACCTCAGTATCTTCTATAGTTTTTAGAATTGATGGAATCACATTTTCAACTACCAACGATGAAATTGTATTAGCATTTTTCTCTTCTTTCAACCAATTAGTACTTTTTGTCGCAAAATCAAATTCGTCAAGTTTCATTTCTAATTTTTCTTTAATCAAAAACTCATCCGAAACAAAACTTCCTAAATTTTGACCAATTACATCTTTATTATTAGGAATCAAAGCTGTATGTGGAATAGGAATCCCTAAAGGATGTTTAAACAAAGCCACCACAGCAAACCAATCTGCAATTCCACCTACCATAGCTGCCTCACTAAACGCTTTCAGCCAACCTATCTCATAATAATGAGCTATAAAAAAACAAAGAACAGCAGCAGCCAAAACACTTAGCGCAATTCTTTTCATTTTTATTAAATTAGTTTTTTTAGTTTGACCGTCCTCCATGATACTACTTACCTATTATTCATTTTACTAATTTAATCATTTGTTTTTTAGAACTCTTAATACTAATATATCAAGTTTATCGATTGACAACAACAAAAATTGTTTATAAACACATTATAAATAAAAGTTAAAATTTCAATATTGATAGTAATACTATTATATTTGCATAAAATCCACTTAATATGAGATCAATATTATCAAACCTAATCATCAGAGTCAACGACAAAATATATGTCAAAGACCCTGAAACTTCTGTTTTAGGTAAAAAAATAATACAAGAAAGTATCTTATTAATTGACGAAATTGGTTTTGATAATTTTACATTTAAAAAGTTAGGAGAAAAAATAGGCTCAAATGAAAGTTCTATTTACCGTTATTTTGAAAACAAACACAAATTACTTGTGTATTTATGCTCTTGGTATTGGAGTTGGGTCGAATATAAAATGGTTTTTAAAATGACCAATATTGAGGATCCAATGGACAAATTAAAACGAGCCATTACAGCTGTGACTGAAAAGGCAGAAGAAGACCACTCCATTCCACATATTAACGAGGCTATCCTATGTCGCATAATTATCGCCGAATTCACTAAAACCCTTCACACAAAAGAAATAGACGATGAAAACAAAGAAGGATTTTTCCTGATATACAAAAATGTAATCAATAGAATAGTGACCTTAATTATTGAAGTCAATGCTGATTATCCTTACCCTAAAAGTTTAGCTTCTTCCATAATAGAAGGAGCATTACATCAATACTTTTTAAACGATCATTTAAAAAGTATTACAAATTGCAATAATGAAATAACACCAACTGATTTTTACCTGAACCTTATCACAACGATTTTAAAAAAATAAAAAGATATGAAACCATTAAAACGATTCTACAATCTATTGCAATTAGATAAAAAAGATGTCTATCAATTGTTTTTATACGCTATATTTTCGGGATTAATCAGTTTATCACTGCCATTAGGTATCCAAGCCATCACCAATTTTATTCAATCTGGGAGAGCAAGTGTTTCTTGGATTGTATTGATTGTATTGGTTGTTTTTGGTGTTGCATTAGTCGGTATTTTATCTCTTATGCAATTACGAATCACAGAAAATTTGCAACAAAAAACCTTTGTACGTTCTTCATTTGAATTTGCTGTTCGTTTACCCAAAATAAAATTTGAAGAATATTACAATAGCTACCCTCCAGAATTGGCCAACCGTTTCTTTGACACTCTTACCATTCAAAAAGGTACATCTAAATTGCTACTGGATTTTTCAGGAGCCTTACTACAAATTGTTTTTGGACTTGTATTACTTTCATTGTATCACAATTACTTTATTGTCTTTGGTATCTTATTGTTTATTTTACTTTATTTTATTTTTAAGTTCTCTTATAATCCTGGACTTGATAGCAGCCTTATGGAATCTAAGTACAAATACAAAGTCGCAGGATGGCTGCAGGAACTAGCTCGTAATAATTTCAGTTTCCGAAATCAGTTGCACCACGATTATGCCTTAGAAAAAAATGATCACATGACCACCGATTATCTAAAGTACAGAGAAAAACATTTTACAGTAATCAAATCTCAGTTTACCCAGCTTATCATTTTCAAAATAATCATTACCGCTAGTTTATTATCTATTGGTGGTTATTTAGTATTATCACAAGAAATGAATATTGGTCAGTTTGTCGCTGCAGAAATCATCATCTTATTGGTGATTAATTCTGTTGAGAAAATAATTTTAGGACTTGAAACCTTTTATGATGTCTTAACTTCGATTGAAAAAATAGGTTTAATTACTGATATGGCTCTGGAAGAAGAATTCCCAATTGACTACAAAAGCTGTTATAACTCAATTGCGCTTGATGCGGAACATATTAGCTTTCAATTTCCAGACTCTAAAATTAAAATCTTAGATGATATTTCATTAGTAATAAACCAATCGGAACGCATCTATATTGATGGTAAAAATGGCTCAGGAAAAACAACTTTAATCCGAATTCTTTCGAGTTTAATACAACCTTCCTCTGGTGCGCTTTACATCAATGATGACACTTTCAAAAAAATAAACTTAAATCAATATCGTGCTCAAATTGCCAGTATTGTTTATGGTGAAACTCCTTTTGAAGGCAGTGTCCTTGAAAACATAACGTTTAACGACAAAACTATTACAGATGAGGATATCAAATGGGCTATTGAAGGTGTACAGCTTAGCGATTTTATTAAATCATTACCTCAGGGATTAGAAACCCCTTTATTCCCCGAAGGAAAACAACTATCATCTTCGAACGCTCAAAAAATAATATTAGCTCGAAGTATCATTACTAGACCTAAAATTTTGTTCTACGAAGACCCTACTGATACTATGGACGAAAAAGTAGCCAATGAAATTATCGACTTTTTAACATCAGAGGAGCACAAATGGACGATTATCGTTTCTTCCAAAAATCCGTATTGGAAAACAAAATGTAATCGTCATATAACAGTGCAAAAAGGAAAAATAAAATTAGATTCTAAAATATAACATCATGCTAAATATTTCTAATAACAATAAGCACAACGTTACACAATTAGATCGTTACAAGACTGTAAAAGATTTAGAAACGAGACCTCATTATAAAATCCTAAATAGGATTATCACAATCGTTTCAATCATTGCTTTTGTCTCCTTGTTCCTGCCATGGACACAAAACATATCTGGAAAAGGAGCCGTAACCACTTTAAAACCAAACCAAAGACCACAATCGATACAAAGTGTAATTTCAGGTCGAATTGAAAAATGGTACGTTCAAGAAGGTGATTTTGTCAAAAAAGGAGATACCATTTTATTTATCTCTGAGATAAAAGAGGATTATATGGACCCTAATCTAGTTCGCAATACTAAAAACCAAGTCAATGCTAAGAAAAATGCATTGGCTTCCTATGGTTCGAAAGTAGGCGCTTTATCCAACCAAATTGAATCTATTTTAAATGAAAAAAGATTAAAACTAGAACAAGCTGAAAACAAAATCAAACAATCGGAACTAAAAATAAAAAGTGATTCGATTGATTTGGTCGCTGTAAAAACACAACTTAAAATTGCACAAACACAATACAATCGTGCCATTCAATTGCAGAGTGAAGGGTTAAAACCTTTAACAGATGTCGAAGAAAAGAGACTAAAACTACAAGAAGTAGAAGCTAAAATCATTACACAAGAGAACAAACTACTAACGAGTAAAAATGACTATTTAAATTCAAAAGTTGAAATCAACCGAATTATAGCAGAATACAACGAGAAATTCTCCAAAGCCGAAAGTGACCAATTTACAGCTTTAAGCAACCAATATGACACTGAAGCACAAGTCAACAAACTAGAGAATCAATATGCTAATTACAGCATTCGTAATGGCATGTACTACATCAAAGCGGTTCAAGACGGCTATATCAATAGAGCTTTGCAAGCAGGAATAGGTGAAACCATCAAGGAGGGAACTCCTATTGTTACAATTATGCCTTCACAATATGACATTGCTGTTGAAACCTATGTCAATCCACTAGATCTTCCATTGATTTCAAAAGGTGCTAAAGTACGCGTTTGGTTTGACGGTTGGCCAACTATTGTTTTCTCTGGCTGGCCTGATATGTCTTATGGAACTTTTGGAGGTCAAATTGTAGCTGTAGAAAATTTCATTAGTGATAACGGAAAATTCAGAGTCTTGATTGCACCTGACCCAGAAGAAGCCAAATGGCCAAAACAACTTAGCATAGGTTCAGGAGCACAAACGATAGCTTTATTAAATACAGTTCCAGTTTGGTTTGAAATATGGAGAACCTTAAATGGATTCCCACCTGATTACTACGAAGCAAAAGCACCAAAGACCGCTAAAGACAAAAAATAATGAAAAAAATAATTCTATTTTTACTCATATTCAGCTCTGGACTTAGCGCTCAAAAAAGCAGTTCAGATTTGGAATCCCAAAAAAACTTCGAATTCACATTTGAAGAATACTTGGGCTATGTCAAAAAATTTCATCCTTTAGTTAAAAATGCCAATTTAGAAATCAGTAAGGCACAAGCCAATCTAATGGCTGCTAGAGGAGCATTCGACCCAAAAATCGAAGTCGATTTTGACAAAAAACAATTTAAAGACAAAAACTATTATTCAATTTTTAATAGCAGTTTCAAAATTCCAACCTGGTATGGTGTTGAAATAAAAGCGGGCTTTGACCAAAACGAAGGTATTTATTTAAACCCCGAAAACAATGTCCCAAATCAAGGATTAGCTTCATTAGGAATTTCTATTCCGCTAGGGCAAGGATTGCTTATCAATCAACGAATGGCTGACTTACGCAAAGCCAAATTGCAACTAGAATTAAGTCAGGCCGAAAGAAAATTGCAAGCAGTAGCGATACTCTATGATGCTTCGGTGGCTTATTTTAACTGGAAACGTAATTATGAGGAATTCCAGCTATATTCGCAATATAAAACCAATGCAGAAATACGATACAATGGCGTTGCTTCTCTTATCAAACAAGGTGATAAAAGAGCAATAGATAGTATCGAAGCAGGCATTAGTTTAACCAGCCGAAAATTAAGTTTAGAAAATTCAAAACTAAAACTGACCAAAGCAAAACTAGAGCTTTCGAACTTTTTATGGCTCGAAAACTCTATACCTATGGAAATAACGGATGCCCTTTTTCCAGAAAAGAAATTAGAAACTACCATTCAAGAAACCCTAAAAACAAATAGCCTCTTACAAGCGGATTTTTCCATTGACTCACATCCAAAGATAAATGCAATCGAAAGCAAAATTGACATCTTAAATGTCGAACGCAAACTCAAAGCCAATTACCTTTTGCCAAAAATCAATATTGGTTACTCCTATTTATCAGAACCTCAATATATCGAAAATTATAAATTTGAGAATTACAAAATTGGGATAGACT is from Flavobacterium sp. NG2 and encodes:
- a CDS encoding DUF445 domain-containing protein, which gives rise to MKRIALSVLAAAVLCFFIAHYYEIGWLKAFSEAAMVGGIADWFAVVALFKHPLGIPIPHTALIPNNKDVIGQNLGSFVSDEFLIKEKLEMKLDEFDFATKSTNWLKEEKNANTISSLVVENVIPSILKTIEDTEVKRFILEQFESKMQQMNFGEWVAIGLESLSKDDKQAKLITNVLAILSKELELNRNEIREKVKNATPWYTLGVADKKIADGVFNGLYEFLDMAKEPDSSIRKKINDYVLNFISELKNSPEMQQKISKIVFEFTKKPEVQEYIGSIWIELKNAVLADLEKGELSKIKFNITKMIVDFGKSIQNDRVMMNKINNFIKVDALAVLLRNKKAIGDLIATSVQSWDKKEIANKLELEVGKDLQYIRINGTVVGGIVGLVIYFVEQLL
- a CDS encoding TetR/AcrR family transcriptional regulator, translating into MRSILSNLIIRVNDKIYVKDPETSVLGKKIIQESILLIDEIGFDNFTFKKLGEKIGSNESSIYRYFENKHKLLVYLCSWYWSWVEYKMVFKMTNIEDPMDKLKRAITAVTEKAEEDHSIPHINEAILCRIIIAEFTKTLHTKEIDDENKEGFFLIYKNVINRIVTLIIEVNADYPYPKSLASSIIEGALHQYFLNDHLKSITNCNNEITPTDFYLNLITTILKK
- a CDS encoding peptidase domain-containing ABC transporter — its product is MKPLKRFYNLLQLDKKDVYQLFLYAIFSGLISLSLPLGIQAITNFIQSGRASVSWIVLIVLVVFGVALVGILSLMQLRITENLQQKTFVRSSFEFAVRLPKIKFEEYYNSYPPELANRFFDTLTIQKGTSKLLLDFSGALLQIVFGLVLLSLYHNYFIVFGILLFILLYFIFKFSYNPGLDSSLMESKYKYKVAGWLQELARNNFSFRNQLHHDYALEKNDHMTTDYLKYREKHFTVIKSQFTQLIIFKIIITASLLSIGGYLVLSQEMNIGQFVAAEIIILLVINSVEKIILGLETFYDVLTSIEKIGLITDMALEEEFPIDYKSCYNSIALDAEHISFQFPDSKIKILDDISLVINQSERIYIDGKNGSGKTTLIRILSSLIQPSSGALYINDDTFKKINLNQYRAQIASIVYGETPFEGSVLENITFNDKTITDEDIKWAIEGVQLSDFIKSLPQGLETPLFPEGKQLSSSNAQKIILARSIITRPKILFYEDPTDTMDEKVANEIIDFLTSEEHKWTIIVSSKNPYWKTKCNRHITVQKGKIKLDSKI
- a CDS encoding HlyD family secretion protein codes for the protein MLNISNNNKHNVTQLDRYKTVKDLETRPHYKILNRIITIVSIIAFVSLFLPWTQNISGKGAVTTLKPNQRPQSIQSVISGRIEKWYVQEGDFVKKGDTILFISEIKEDYMDPNLVRNTKNQVNAKKNALASYGSKVGALSNQIESILNEKRLKLEQAENKIKQSELKIKSDSIDLVAVKTQLKIAQTQYNRAIQLQSEGLKPLTDVEEKRLKLQEVEAKIITQENKLLTSKNDYLNSKVEINRIIAEYNEKFSKAESDQFTALSNQYDTEAQVNKLENQYANYSIRNGMYYIKAVQDGYINRALQAGIGETIKEGTPIVTIMPSQYDIAVETYVNPLDLPLISKGAKVRVWFDGWPTIVFSGWPDMSYGTFGGQIVAVENFISDNGKFRVLIAPDPEEAKWPKQLSIGSGAQTIALLNTVPVWFEIWRTLNGFPPDYYEAKAPKTAKDKK
- a CDS encoding TolC family protein gives rise to the protein MKKIILFLLIFSSGLSAQKSSSDLESQKNFEFTFEEYLGYVKKFHPLVKNANLEISKAQANLMAARGAFDPKIEVDFDKKQFKDKNYYSIFNSSFKIPTWYGVEIKAGFDQNEGIYLNPENNVPNQGLASLGISIPLGQGLLINQRMADLRKAKLQLELSQAERKLQAVAILYDASVAYFNWKRNYEEFQLYSQYKTNAEIRYNGVASLIKQGDKRAIDSIEAGISLTSRKLSLENSKLKLTKAKLELSNFLWLENSIPMEITDALFPEKKLETTIQETLKTNSLLQADFSIDSHPKINAIESKIDILNVERKLKANYLLPKINIGYSYLSEPQYIENYKFENYKIGIDFAYPIFLRKERGGLKMTKFKIQETTNSLNLERLQLQNKINAQKEVINSLFKQRSLANELVKNYKTMLTSEERLFTFGESSLFLINSRESSLISAQLNAIALNNEFYISNSELYKIIANPD